From a region of the Oryza sativa Japonica Group chromosome 6, ASM3414082v1 genome:
- the LOC4340268 gene encoding uncharacterized LOC4340268, with protein MVVASGGGRNAWAKEMTIRRRITSIFNKTREHFPSLKDYNDYLEEVEDMTFNLIEGIDVEVIEAKIARYQQENAEQIYLSRAKRAEDLAAALKASRMNPGKAGANDTAAGSSQGISSGAGVQEGQYAPAAVPGGLAQPRPTGMAPQPIGGSSVPLQGDDEETMRLRAESGARAGGWSIEMCKRRALQEAFSTIFV; from the exons ATGGTGGTGGCATCCGGTGGAGGGCGGAACGCGTGGGCGAAGGAGATGACCATCCGCCGCAGGATTACCAGCAT ATTCAACAAGACGCGGGAGCATTTTCCGTCCCTGAAAGATTACAACGACTATCTTGAGGAAGTCGAGGATATGA CTTTCAACCTGATCGAGGGGATAGATGTCGAGGTGATTGAAGCTAAAATTGCCAGATATCAACAGGAAAATGCTGAACAGATATATTTGTCCCGGGCTAAAAGG GCCGAAGATCTTGCTGCCGCACTTAAAGCAAGCAGAATGAACCCTGGCAAGGCTGGTGCCAATGACACG GCTGCTGGAAGCTCTCAGGGCATTAGTAGTGGCGCGGGAGTTCAGGAAGGCCAGTATGCGCCTGCTGCTGTTCCCGGTGGGCTAGCTCAGCCTCGGCCAACAGGGATGGCCCCTCAACCGATCGGCGGTTCATCGGTTCCTCTTCAAGGAGATGATGAGGAGACCATGAGGCTACGTGCGGAGAGCGGGGCTCGAGCTGGTGGATGGTCCATCGAAATGTGCAAGAGAAGAGCATTGCAGGAAGCGTTCAGTACCATATTCGTCTGA
- the LOC4340269 gene encoding phosphodiesterase I, which translates to MLTGRESLVRLIGRRRRSPLPAALALAVPPSRSLQDDAADAEREAAAGGSSSGGGDAAGAAGWVACPVCGESIRGTDYCVNTHLDICLTRGTKRKLTQSTLLDFSFSRKATDDYALNNLNTSDEAEHMEPTDGNVSSDGAFFSLNNDKVNSKGSANASSPGCLHGSPDISETCDTCLPPNVLLPYTENTANNGVVKKCLSHMPSTDATSSTIGLLSVTDSSNSVVVDTVIVGRRFHENIELQEGASITLLRDPQNAKDPDAIKVLYAGYECEQMLGYLPRELAKVLAPLLDRHYIECEGCVVGVPEQQLDHVPIQLKCQKYTDENETYDDLKHPQFLWENFICAVGNGNLLQPSSTRYQTNFSSMITDVMANHSHLFSDKEKSFLDSFQLLPDDGQRLFVRIYTRKGPWFRMSSISYREISDLGQAAMELKLAGYIDMISCMDDLSNYDLKEVIDVLSVPEMKEILKELQKNNVSCTRRHELLSTLLYLYRNGTCTILPKRILKWTGTCIRTSDVADELLWRVQRLFFLNGDQDLSFFLLVDLGLVRFPVYACTISHRVFQEISDLLQYEEAIQVAQVMDQSLDNSNMEMVTRCIELSENRLSTAPKEENATRAEPPPSFFSRFSASSVYSKILTLGVSVYERDRRYTDAIRVLKRLLSTVASDRKRGYWALRLSVDLEHMNRSNESLSIAEAGVIDPWVRAGSKIALQRRVVRLSKPPRRWKVPSYANAVTTNIKEVNIEGRPLNCETGAKNVFYGYDGELCGVEQLALQYYADEGGGWRGTHSEGGIWMTIFGLLMWDAIFSDVPDVFQTKFQTAPLDLETDEFYRSRKDLIESQLKKIQDGIAEEILISSWELHQGTSCRGVNWDRHSLTDLRAAVVCTGGHRLASLLRHLALDYRSWSSGMPDLLLWRFLDERGGGEAKLVEVKGPRDQLSEQQRAWILVLMDFGFDVEVCKVSPVSKRR; encoded by the exons aTGCTGACCGGGCGGGAGAGCCTTGTCCGCCTCatcgggcggcgccgccgctcccctctccccgccgccctcgccctcgccgtgcCCCCCTCCCGCTCCCTTCAG GATGATGCGGCCGATGCGGAGAGGGAAGCCGCGGCGGGTGGTTCTTCGTCGGGAGggggcgacgccgccggcgcggcggggtGGGTGGCGTGCCCCGTCTGCGGCGAGTCCATCCGCGGCACGGATTACTGCGTCAACACGCACCTCG ATATATGCCTTACAAGAGGAACAAAACGGAAGTTAACTCAGAGCACCCTTCTTGATTTCAGTTTCAGTAGAAAAGCCACAGATGATTACGCTTTGAACAATTTGAACACCAGTGATGAGGCAGAGCATATGGAACCGACCGATGGAAATGTATCTAGCGATGGAGCTTTCTTCTCGTTGAATAATGACAAGGTCAATTCAAAGGGAAGTGCTAATGCTTCATCACCTGGCTGCCTGCATGGCTCTCCTGACATCTCGGAGACATGTGATACCTGTCTACCACCCAATGTATTATTACCATATACAGAAAATACTGCAAACAATGGTGTAGTCAAGAAGTGCTTGTCCCACATGCCTTCAACTGATGCAACTTCGAGTACTATTGGTTTGCTTTCAGTGACAGATTCTAGCAATTCGGTAGTAGTTGACACTGTCATAGTGGGCAGGAGGTTCCATGAAAACATAGAATTGCAAGAAGGTGCGAGCATTACTCTTCTCCGAGATCCTCAGAATGCAAAGGACCCTGACGCTATCAAG GTGCTTTATGCAGGCTATGAATGTGAACAGATGCTTGGATACTTACCTCGAGAGCTGGCTAAAGTTTTGGCTCCTCTACTGGACAGACACTACATTGAATGCGAG GGATGTGTGGTTGGCGTGCCTGAACAACAACTTGATCATGTTCCCATCCAGCTTAAGTGCCAGAAATATACAGATGAAAATGAGACATATGATGATCTGAAGCATCCACAGTTCTTATGGGAAAATTTCATATGTGCTGTTGGAAATGGAAATTTGCTGCAACCTAGCAGTACGAGATACCAGACAAATTTTAGTTCGATGATAACAGATGTGATGGCAAACCATTCACACCTTTTTAGTGACAAGGAAAAGTCATTTTTAG ACTCTTTTCAGTTGTTACCAGATGATGGACAAAGGCTCTTTGTTAGGATCTACACTCGAAAAG GGCCATGGTTTCGAATGAGCAGTATCTCATATCGTGAGATATCAGATCTGGGGCAGGCAGCCATGGAACTTAAGT TGGCAGGTTATATTGACATGATATCCTGCATGGATGATCTATCTAACTATGATTTGAAGGAGGTTATTGACGTGCTAAGTGTTCCTGAAATGAAAGAAATTCTAAAAGAGCTccaaaag AATAACGTCAGCTGCACACGCCGACATGAGCTTCTTAGCACCCTTCTGTATTTATATCGTAATGGAACCTG CACAATTCTACCAAAGCGAATTCTGAAGTGGACAGGAACATGCATAAGAACTTCTGATGTGGCTGATGAACTTCTGTGGCGTGTCCAG AGACTCTTTTTTCTAAATGGTGATCAAGATCTCTCATTCTTTCTGTTAGTGGATCTTGGTCTGGTGAGGTTTCCAGTCTATGCCTGCACCATTTCTCACCGCGTTTTTCAGGAAATAAGTGATCTACTACAGTATGAAGAG GCTATTCAAGTGGCACAGGTAATGGATCAATCTCTTGATAATAGTAACATGGAAATGGTGACAAGATGCATTGAGTTATCTGAGAATCGACTAAGCACAGCACCAAAAGAAGAAAATGCAACTAGGGCTGAACCTCCCCCATCATTCTTCTCACGTTTTTCAGCTTCCTCGGTCTATTCGAAGATACTTACGTTAGGTGTATCTGTTTATGAACGAGACCGTAG GTATACTGATGCAATAAGAGTTCTAAAGAGACTACTCAGTACTGTTGCTTCGGATAGAAAGCGAGGATATTGGGCTTTGAGACTATCTGTTGATTTGGAGCACATGAATCGTTCCAATGAGAGCCTGTCAATAGCTGAAGCAGGGGTAATTGATCCATGGGTCCGTGCTGGTTCAAAGATTGCACTGCAAAGGAGAGTTGTGCGTTTAAGCAAACCTCCACGGCGCTGGAAAGTTCCCAGTTATGCCAATGCTGTTACGACAAATATAAAAGAG GTAAATATAGAAGGAAGACCGTTAAATTGTGAAACAGGTGCAAAGAATGTATTTTACGGATACGATGGTGAGCTTTGTGGGGTAGAACAATTGGCTTTACAATATTACGCAGATGAAGGAGGGGGTTGGCGAGGTACCCATTCAGAAGGTGGcatttggatgactatctttggCCTTCTAATGTGGGATGCAATATTTTCAGACGTACCAGATGTTTTCCAGACTAAATTTCAG ACAGCCCCTCTGGACCTGGAAACTGATGAATTCTACAGATCAAGAAAGGACCTTATAGAGTCCCAGCTGAAAAAGATTCAAGATGGCATTGCTGAAGAGATTCTTATCAGCTCCTGGGAGCTACACCAGGGGACATCCTGCAGGGGTGTTAACTGGGACCGGCATTCCTTGACAGATCTACGAGCTGCCGTCGTATGCACCGGTGGCCATCGCTTGGCATCTCTGCTCCGGCATCTAGCCCTCGATTACAGAAGCTGGTCCAGTGGAATGCCTGATCTGCTGCTATGGCGTTTCCTTGATGAAAGAGGAGGCGGTGAAGCTAAACTTGTGGAGGTCAAAGGGCCAAGGGACCAGCTGTCTGAGCAACAGCGTGCCTGGATACTTGTTCTCATGGACTTTGGTTTTGATGTGGAAGTTTGCAAGGTAAGCCCAGTTTCTAAGAGGAGATAG
- the LOC4340269 gene encoding phosphodiesterase I isoform X1: MEPTDGNVSSDGAFFSLNNDKVNSKGSANASSPGCLHGSPDISETCDTCLPPNVLLPYTENTANNGVVKKCLSHMPSTDATSSTIGLLSVTDSSNSVVVDTVIVGRRFHENIELQEGASITLLRDPQNAKDPDAIKVLYAGYECEQMLGYLPRELAKVLAPLLDRHYIECEGCVVGVPEQQLDHVPIQLKCQKYTDENETYDDLKHPQFLWENFICAVGNGNLLQPSSTRYQTNFSSMITDVMANHSHLFSDKEKSFLDSFQLLPDDGQRLFVRIYTRKGPWFRMSSISYREISDLGQAAMELKLAGYIDMISCMDDLSNYDLKEVIDVLSVPEMKEILKELQKNNVSCTRRHELLSTLLYLYRNGTCTILPKRILKWTGTCIRTSDVADELLWRVQRLFFLNGDQDLSFFLLVDLGLVRFPVYACTISHRVFQEISDLLQYEEAIQVAQVMDQSLDNSNMEMVTRCIELSENRLSTAPKEENATRAEPPPSFFSRFSASSVYSKILTLGVSVYERDRRYTDAIRVLKRLLSTVASDRKRGYWALRLSVDLEHMNRSNESLSIAEAGVIDPWVRAGSKIALQRRVVRLSKPPRRWKVPSYANAVTTNIKEVNIEGRPLNCETGAKNVFYGYDGELCGVEQLALQYYADEGGGWRGTHSEGGIWMTIFGLLMWDAIFSDVPDVFQTKFQTAPLDLETDEFYRSRKDLIESQLKKIQDGIAEEILISSWELHQGTSCRGVNWDRHSLTDLRAAVVCTGGHRLASLLRHLALDYRSWSSGMPDLLLWRFLDERGGGEAKLVEVKGPRDQLSEQQRAWILVLMDFGFDVEVCKVSPVSKRR; this comes from the exons ATGGAACCGACCGATGGAAATGTATCTAGCGATGGAGCTTTCTTCTCGTTGAATAATGACAAGGTCAATTCAAAGGGAAGTGCTAATGCTTCATCACCTGGCTGCCTGCATGGCTCTCCTGACATCTCGGAGACATGTGATACCTGTCTACCACCCAATGTATTATTACCATATACAGAAAATACTGCAAACAATGGTGTAGTCAAGAAGTGCTTGTCCCACATGCCTTCAACTGATGCAACTTCGAGTACTATTGGTTTGCTTTCAGTGACAGATTCTAGCAATTCGGTAGTAGTTGACACTGTCATAGTGGGCAGGAGGTTCCATGAAAACATAGAATTGCAAGAAGGTGCGAGCATTACTCTTCTCCGAGATCCTCAGAATGCAAAGGACCCTGACGCTATCAAG GTGCTTTATGCAGGCTATGAATGTGAACAGATGCTTGGATACTTACCTCGAGAGCTGGCTAAAGTTTTGGCTCCTCTACTGGACAGACACTACATTGAATGCGAG GGATGTGTGGTTGGCGTGCCTGAACAACAACTTGATCATGTTCCCATCCAGCTTAAGTGCCAGAAATATACAGATGAAAATGAGACATATGATGATCTGAAGCATCCACAGTTCTTATGGGAAAATTTCATATGTGCTGTTGGAAATGGAAATTTGCTGCAACCTAGCAGTACGAGATACCAGACAAATTTTAGTTCGATGATAACAGATGTGATGGCAAACCATTCACACCTTTTTAGTGACAAGGAAAAGTCATTTTTAG ACTCTTTTCAGTTGTTACCAGATGATGGACAAAGGCTCTTTGTTAGGATCTACACTCGAAAAG GGCCATGGTTTCGAATGAGCAGTATCTCATATCGTGAGATATCAGATCTGGGGCAGGCAGCCATGGAACTTAAGT TGGCAGGTTATATTGACATGATATCCTGCATGGATGATCTATCTAACTATGATTTGAAGGAGGTTATTGACGTGCTAAGTGTTCCTGAAATGAAAGAAATTCTAAAAGAGCTccaaaag AATAACGTCAGCTGCACACGCCGACATGAGCTTCTTAGCACCCTTCTGTATTTATATCGTAATGGAACCTG CACAATTCTACCAAAGCGAATTCTGAAGTGGACAGGAACATGCATAAGAACTTCTGATGTGGCTGATGAACTTCTGTGGCGTGTCCAG AGACTCTTTTTTCTAAATGGTGATCAAGATCTCTCATTCTTTCTGTTAGTGGATCTTGGTCTGGTGAGGTTTCCAGTCTATGCCTGCACCATTTCTCACCGCGTTTTTCAGGAAATAAGTGATCTACTACAGTATGAAGAG GCTATTCAAGTGGCACAGGTAATGGATCAATCTCTTGATAATAGTAACATGGAAATGGTGACAAGATGCATTGAGTTATCTGAGAATCGACTAAGCACAGCACCAAAAGAAGAAAATGCAACTAGGGCTGAACCTCCCCCATCATTCTTCTCACGTTTTTCAGCTTCCTCGGTCTATTCGAAGATACTTACGTTAGGTGTATCTGTTTATGAACGAGACCGTAG GTATACTGATGCAATAAGAGTTCTAAAGAGACTACTCAGTACTGTTGCTTCGGATAGAAAGCGAGGATATTGGGCTTTGAGACTATCTGTTGATTTGGAGCACATGAATCGTTCCAATGAGAGCCTGTCAATAGCTGAAGCAGGGGTAATTGATCCATGGGTCCGTGCTGGTTCAAAGATTGCACTGCAAAGGAGAGTTGTGCGTTTAAGCAAACCTCCACGGCGCTGGAAAGTTCCCAGTTATGCCAATGCTGTTACGACAAATATAAAAGAG GTAAATATAGAAGGAAGACCGTTAAATTGTGAAACAGGTGCAAAGAATGTATTTTACGGATACGATGGTGAGCTTTGTGGGGTAGAACAATTGGCTTTACAATATTACGCAGATGAAGGAGGGGGTTGGCGAGGTACCCATTCAGAAGGTGGcatttggatgactatctttggCCTTCTAATGTGGGATGCAATATTTTCAGACGTACCAGATGTTTTCCAGACTAAATTTCAG ACAGCCCCTCTGGACCTGGAAACTGATGAATTCTACAGATCAAGAAAGGACCTTATAGAGTCCCAGCTGAAAAAGATTCAAGATGGCATTGCTGAAGAGATTCTTATCAGCTCCTGGGAGCTACACCAGGGGACATCCTGCAGGGGTGTTAACTGGGACCGGCATTCCTTGACAGATCTACGAGCTGCCGTCGTATGCACCGGTGGCCATCGCTTGGCATCTCTGCTCCGGCATCTAGCCCTCGATTACAGAAGCTGGTCCAGTGGAATGCCTGATCTGCTGCTATGGCGTTTCCTTGATGAAAGAGGAGGCGGTGAAGCTAAACTTGTGGAGGTCAAAGGGCCAAGGGACCAGCTGTCTGAGCAACAGCGTGCCTGGATACTTGTTCTCATGGACTTTGGTTTTGATGTGGAAGTTTGCAAGGTAAGCCCAGTTTCTAAGAGGAGATAG
- the LOC4340267 gene encoding ALBINO3-like protein 2, chloroplastic → MALPLRLLGRLAGGGGGGGRRLPRPLAVLHHHHLSASDPSPTTRAPLLPSPPRLPPLLVPFAAVPARSFSWYPRSPPPAGPAAAEKAPEEDVRAEGEGAYLHDAGGADFGEVVATSAASADAAGVAAAGDGGSASGFAVSSLIDILDGFHNLTGIPWWITISLSTVAMRLLILPVLITQIKKAAKIGKLLPELPPPFPPPLSGRSFRDQFSLYQKKRRELGCPSFLWNWAYFSIQFPCFILWMSTIRTMCLSNHPGLDNGGILWFHNLTEFPHGSSGLVFPTLVAGLHYLNIQIAFHGTHTKHYPGIFGVLAKYYRVYLEILTIPLFLIGYVIPQGSLVYWTTNGLITVAQQLSLKNDAVKKVLGLPDTRAHQKFPRVGHKMMQERPLEDAHMHTNLTSTNNETANNIMEGKVSASSSPEELLEQALQHLETGNQDQAIPLIRTAIEKDSSLYVALIGMGQTLFSNRLFPEATVCFEHAIPKIEEQDPLLVLACYGAGLSRMRQGDSKMAIENLQRLAELKEPEKPINKKCYYQGLVALGSILINEGRKSEAVKFVQRAVAYDPNCEIYLKECDDTTEDKPKSAEH, encoded by the exons ATGGCGCTTCCGCTTCGCCTCctcggccgcctcgccggcggcggcggcggcggcggtcggcgcctcCCGCGGCCGCTGGCcgtgctccaccaccaccacctctccgCCTCGGATCCAAGCCCCACCACCCGCGCGCCGCTGCTCCCGTCACCCCCTCGCTTGCCGCCGCTGCTAGTCCCTTTCGCTGCCGTCCCCGCGCGAAGCTTCTCCTGGTacccccgctcgccgccgccggccggccccgccgcggcggagaaGGCTCCCGAGGAGGACGTGCGCGCCGAGGGGGAAGGCGCGTACCTGCACGACGCGGGTGGTGCTGATTTCGGGGAAGTGGTCGCCAccagcgcggcgtcggcggatgCAGCCGGAGTAGCCGCCGCAGGAGATGGCGGAAGCGCGTCGGGGTTCGCTGTCAGCTCGCTGATTGACATCCTCGACGGATTTCATAACCTCACCGGGATCCCATG GTGGATAACAATTTCTCTGTCAACTGTGGCCATGAGACTGTTGATACTTCCAGTACTTATAACACAAATTAAGAAGGCTGCTAAAATTGGCAAACTATTACCAGAAT TGCCTCCTCCATTCCCACCTCCTCTATCAGGAAGGAGCTTTCGTGACCAGTTCTCTCTCTATCAGAAGAAAAGGCGAGAACTTGGTTGCCCTTCCTTTCTTTGGAACTGGGCCTACTTTTCAATCCAG TTCCCGTGCTTTATACTGTGGATGTCAACAATAAGGACTATGTGTTTGAGCAATCACCCTGGACTAGATAAT GGTGGTATTCTGTGGTTTCATAACTTGACCGAGTTTCCACATGGTTCTTCGGGCCTTGTTTTTCCTACCCTAGTTGCAGGTCTCCATTACTTAAATATTCAG ATTGCCTTTCATGGAACCCATACCAAGCATTATCCAGGTATTTTTGGCGTACTGGCAAAG TACTACAGGGTATACCTTGAAATCCTGACTATCCCTTTGTTTCTTATTGGGTATGTGATTCCTCAG GGTAGCCTGGTCTACTGGACTACAAATGGTTTAATTACTGTAGCTCAG CAATTGTCCCTCAAAAATGACGCTGTCAAGAAGGTGTTGGGATTGCCTGATACTAGAGCTCACCAGAAGTTTCCTCGTGTGGGTCATAAGATGATGCAG GAACGGCCTCTTGAAGATGCTCACATGCACACTAATTTGACATCAACAAATAATGAAACCGCCAATAACATTATGGAAGGAAAAGTATCTGCGTCCAGTTCACCTGAGGAACTACTTGAA CAAGCATTACAACATTTGGAAACTGGAAACCAGGATCAAGCTATTCCACTGATCAG AACAGCAATAGAGAAAGACTCTAGTCTTTATGTAGCACTGATTGGTATGGGACAGACATTGTTCTCAAACAGGTTGTTTCCTGAAGCCACAGTGTGTTTTGAACATGCTATACCAAAG ATTGAAGAGCAGGATCCACTTCTTGTGCTTGCATGCTACGGTGCAGGGCTTTCACGTATGCGGCAG GGTGATAGCAAAATGGCGATCGAAAACCTCCAAAGATTAGCAGAGCTCAAGGAACCAGAAAAACCCATTAACAAAAAATGCTATTACCAAGGATTGGTTGCTCTAGGAAG TATACTAATTAATGAGGGACGGAAATCTGAGGCTGTCAAATTCGTGCAACGAGCGGTTGCTTATGATCCAAATTGTGAGATATATCTGAAAGAATGTGATGACACAACAGAAGATAAGCCGAAATCTGCAGAACACTGA
- the LOC112939438 gene encoding F-box/kelch-repeat protein At3g23880, whose protein sequence is MRDHDDDVPVAKRRRRLCVQVQPAGAGAAAAGIPEDIVEEILLRLPVKSVLRFRSVCKSWRAMVADPCFARLQLRHSTAAERRRHPPSMLVLPWWGWRPQRQQMQGTIGFFRYPGHGAAAELAHVRAWWSPTSHAAAADWDDGADWELPLQCNGLVLVFSMEKSLSSSLMFVCNPATKKLAVVPPGTPDAHGNQSVGFGADKSTGKIDMKVVRCFARSDESVGCEVFSLGSPAWRPVADSPCPVRAGAASPCILGAIYWITTAAPTPGMLRFDVRREVFDDFPSPPCVHHDGTSPATATLTELSGNKLCYAHVVAGHTVELWTMAAASAADDGPRWSRHCAVELWRPTQLVVPFADDRHGGIFFNLDLAVIDRHDTQRQVVERVVDMNKEMTYFHSRDKQYYINRGFRWMHHVIQYRESLVSVKAN, encoded by the coding sequence ATGAGAGATCACGATGACGATGTGCCCGTggccaagcggcggcggcggctgtgtgTCCAAGTCcaacccgccggcgccggcgccgcggcggctggcATCCCGGAAGACATTGTGGAGGaaatcctcctccgcctccctgTCAAGTCCGTCCTGCGGTTCAGGTCCGTGTGCAAGTCGTGGCGCGCCATGGTCGCCGACCCGTGCTTCGCGCGCCTCCAGCTGCGCCATTccacggcggcggagcggcgccgccatccGCCGTCCATGCTCGTCCTGCCGTGGTGGGGCTGGAGGCCGCAGCGGCAACAGATGCAGGGGACCATCGGCTTCTTTCGCTACCCGGggcatggcgccgccgcggagctcGCGCACGTGAGGGCATGGTGGTCCCCGAcctcgcacgccgccgccgccgactgggaCGACGGCGCCGACTGGGAGCTGCCCCTGCAATGCAACGGGCTCGTGCTGGTGTTCTCCATGGAGAAgagcctctcctcctctctgatGTTCGTCTGCAACCCGGCGACCAAGAAGCTCGCCGTGGTGCCGCCCGGTACGCCGGACGCGCACGGGAACCAAAGCGTGGGCTTCGGCGCCGACAAATCTACGGGCAAGATCGACATGAAGGTGGTTCGCTGCTTCGCCCGCTCAGACGAGAGCGTCGGGTGCGAGGTCTTCTCCCTCGGATCGCCGGCGTGGAGGCCGGTCGCCGACTCGCCATGCCCCGTCAGGGccggcgccgcgtcgccgtgcATCCTCGGCGCCATCTACTGGATCACCACCGCAGCGCCAACCCCAGGGATGCTACGCTTCGACGTGCGCCGCGAGGTGTTCGACGATTTCCCGAGCCCGCCGTGCGTGCATCACGACGGCACTTCGCCGGCGACCGCGACCCTGACGGAGCTGTCCGGCAACAAGCTGTGCTACGCgcacgtcgtcgccggccataCCGTTGAGCTCTGGACGATGGCGgctgcttccgccgccgacgacgggcCGCGGTGGTCGCGGCATTGCGCCGTCGAGCTATGGCGCCCCACTCAGCTCGTCGTCCCGTTTGCCGACGATCGCCATGGCGGCATCTTCTTCAACTTGGATCTCGCCGTGATTGACAGGCATGACACCCAACGCCAAGTTGTTGAACGTGTGGTCGACATGAACAAGGAGATGACCTACTTCCATTCAAGGGACAAGCAGTACTACATAAATCGTGGATTTAGGTGGATGCACCATGTCATTCAGTACAGGGAGAGCCTAGTATCCGTAAAAGCGAATTAA
- the LOC4340266 gene encoding uncharacterized protein, with amino-acid sequence MGGRKKPGSKKMPTPAVMRIRSPPPDPHRRARAAPRRCIPPLASDSESSASSPTTSPAAAAAALPGIAQARHEFFAKHTVYHYGAPPTAQRNEQRESAGGCQSVRGGVRRQPADGLAAAAGRGHLRGFLLAPSRIGGGARGAVDAPGLIGDRFLDSGHGSLAGTGMDAPAGGERIGVRPMESSDDDSTFCSRCARAQRGAASATALVTTAVAAATSARCHSTTAGRDPGAATCVVDGAPPPPGGVYATTRTIA; translated from the exons ATGGGTGGTCGAAAGAAGCCGGGTTCCAAGAAGATGCCAACCCCTGCTGTGATGCGCATCCGCTCTCCACCTCCAGACCCGCACAGGAGGGCGCGAGCTGCGCCCCGAAGGTGCATCCCTCCATTGGCTTCGGATTCCGAGTCGTCTGCTTCTTCTCCGACGActtctccagccgccgccgcggctgctctGCCTGGCATCGCTCAAGCCCGGCACGAGTTCTTCGCCAAGCACACGGTGTACCACTACGGAGCGCCTCCGACTGCTCAACGAAACGAGCAGCGGGAGAGCGCGGGAGGATGCCAGAGCGTGCGCGGCGGAGTTCGCCGCCAACCAGCTGACGGCCTTGCCGCTGCGGCGGGGCGAGGACATCTCCGCggcttcctcctcgcgccgtcAAGAATCGGTGGCGGAGCGCGCGGGGCGGTGGATGCTCCTGGACTCATCGGCGATCGGTTTCTCGACTCCGGCCACGGCAGCTTGGCCGGTACCGGAATGGACGCACCAGCCGGCGGGGAACGCATTGGAGTACGGCCCATGGAATCCTCCGACGATGACAGCACCTTCTGCTCCAGGTGCGCCCGAGCTCAGCGGGGAGCCGCCAGCGCCACCGCCCTCGTCACgaccgctgtcgccgccgccacctccgccaggTGTCATTCCACCACCGCCGGGCGTGatcccggcgccgccacctgcgtggtggacggagcaccaccaccacccggcgGCGTCTATGCCACCACGAGGACCATAG CCTAG